In Callospermophilus lateralis isolate mCalLat2 chromosome 4, mCalLat2.hap1, whole genome shotgun sequence, one genomic interval encodes:
- the LOC143396970 gene encoding olfactory receptor 6C6-like, translating to MKNQSVEIEFILLGLTDDPVLQIVIFLFLFFNYILSLMGNLTIILLTLLDPRLKTPMYFFLRNFSFLEISFTTVCIPRFLISTLTGDRTISYNCCATQLFFFFLLGITEFYLLAAMSYDRYVAICKPLHYPVIMNSRVCYQLVLSSWAAGFLIIFPPLLLGLKLDFCASKVIDHFLCDTSPILQISCTDTHLIELMAFVLAVLTLALTLLLVILSYTFIIKTILKFPSVQQRMKAFSTCSSHMVVVSITYGSCMFMYMKPSAKERVTLTKGVAVLNTSVAPLLNPFIYTLRNQQVKEALKHMLQRFCSFENNKTEFRHK from the coding sequence ATGAAGAATCAATCCGTGGAGATAGAGTTCATTTTACTTGGACTGACAGATGACCCTGTGCTACAAATTGTGATTTTCCTGTTTCTATTTTTCAATTATATCTTGAGCCTAATGGGAAACTTAACCATCATCCTCCTCACCCTGCTGGATCCCCGCCTCAAGACGCCAATGTATTTCTTCCTCCGAAATTTTTCCTTCTTGGAAATTTCCTTCACAACAGTCTGCATTCCACGGTTCCTGATAAGCACTCTCACTGGAGACAGAACGATTTCCTACAATTGCTGTGCAActcaattattcttttttttcctactagGGATTACAGAGTTTTACCTCCTGGCTGCCATGTCCTATGACCGCTATGTCGCCATCTGCAAACCTCTGCATTACCCAGTCATTATGAATAGCAGGGTATGCTACCAACTGGTGCTCAGCTCCTGGGCAGCTGGATTCTTAATCATCTTCCCCCCTTTGCTCCTGGGACTCAAACTGGATTTctgtgcttccaaagtgattgatCACTTTCTGTGTGACACTTCCCCCATCCTGCAGATCTCTTGCACAGATACACATTTAATAGAATTGATGGCCTTTGTCTTAGCTGTGTTAACACTTGCCCTCACATTGTTATTAGTGATCCTCTCCTACACATTCATCATCAAAACCATTCTCAAATTCCCTTCTGTTCAACAAAGAATGAAGGCCTTTTCCACCTGCTCCTCACACATGGTAGTTGTGTCTATTACTTATGGAAGTTGTATGTTTATGTATATGAAGCCATCAGCAAAAGAAAGGGTGACTTTAACTAAAGGTGTAGCTGTGCTCAATACCTCTGTTGCCCCATTGCTCAACCCTTTCATTTATACCCTGAGGAACCAGCAGGTGAAAGAAGCTCTCAAGCATATGCTCCAAAGGTTTTGTTCTTTTGAAAACAACAAGACAGAGTTTAGACATAAATAA
- the LOC143396968 gene encoding olfactory receptor 6C2-like: protein MRNHTITTFILLGLTDDPQLKVVIFIFLFLTYMLSITGNLAIISLTFLDTRLKTAMYFFLQNFSFLEISFTTACIPRYLYSLSTGDKTITYDSCAIQIFFTDLFGVTEFFLLATMSYDRYIAICKPLHYVTIMNTRVCRRLILCCWTAALLVILPPLSLGLNLEFCNSNVIDHFACDAEPILKISCTKTWLIEQMVIICSVLTFIMTLICVVLSYVYIIKTILQFPSAQQRKRAFSTCSSHMIVVSITYGSCIFIYVKPSAKDSVAINKGVTVLVTSISPMLNPFIYTLRNKQVKQAFKDSVKRIALFLNK from the coding sequence ATGAGAAATCACACAATAACAACATTTATCCTGTTGGGACTGACAGATGACCCACAACTGAAGGTCGTGATtttcatctttctctttctcaccTACATGCTGAGCATAACTGGGAACCTGGCAATCATCTCCCTCACCTTCCTGGATACACGCCTCAAAACTGCCATGTACTTTTTCCTACAAAACTTCTCCTTCTTAGAAATCTCATTCACAACTGCTTGTATTCCCAGATACTTGTACAGCTTATCAACAGGGGATAAGACCATCACATATGACAGTTGTGCCATTCAGATATTTTTCACTGATCTCTTTGGTGTAACAGAATTTTTTCTCCTCGCCACCATGTCGTATGACCGATACATAGCTATCTGCAAACCTCTACACTATGTGACCATCATGAACACCAGGGTGTGCAGAAGACTCATCCTTTGTTGCTGGACAGCCGCTTTGTTGGTCATACTCCCACCACTTAGCCTGGGCCTGAATCTGGAATTCTGCAACTCTAATGTTATTGACCATTTTGCCTGTGATGCAGAACCCATCCTAAAAATCTCATGCACAAAAACATGGCTCATTGAGCAGATGGTTATAATTTGTTCTGTTTTAACTTTTATCATGACTCTCATATGTGTAGTTCTATCCTATGTATACATCATTAAGACTATTCTGCAATTCCCTTCTGCCCAACAAAGGAAAAGGGCAttttctacctgttcttcccATATGATTGTGGTCTCCATAACCTATGGGAGCTGTATCTTCATCTATGTTAAGCCTTCAGCAAAAGATTCAGTGGCTATTAACAAGGGGGTGACAGTCCTTGTTACGTCCATCAGTCCCATGTTGAACCCTTTCATTTACACACTGAGGAACAAGCAAGTAAAACAGGCCTTCAAGGACTCAGTCAAAAGAATTGCATTGTTCTTAAATAAGTAA